A region of Ornithodoros turicata isolate Travis chromosome 5, ASM3712646v1, whole genome shotgun sequence DNA encodes the following proteins:
- the LOC135395303 gene encoding facilitated trehalose transporter Tret1-like isoform X2: MSATPPSSNYGSGMAAIDALRRMQPPAKGATPVTEESTAAYYPSHHVSATMIVCLASCIMGAAVGYASLAIPELSGETAIEIIPYSSEARWFVAMLPLAAVPGALASCLMMNHLGPRRTMMVSGWGFVCSWFMMMLCTDTMTLFMGRIIGGFYSGVVSVCVPLYVTEISPACRRAMLAGIIQVAVGLGILLPYVLFPFLRWRLVAAACTVPPVIFVVIVHRLRDTPQWLLSKGIRVDADRAVIHFYGTDFLAEFEFRKFEMENVIPYESKYKTHTRVGLCLSLQLLQHSSFANVIFFNATQILKTATPDVPTDICAALMVASHPGITLIFSVLTADIGRRPLLVLSTVLVTAGLVAFRSMETLRCAFNEQQVQAEGSWPAAFAIFFVVIGHSLGLGTLLLPTTLPHPMVVDMRDNASAYSRCGYLIRCGRLLVFLFCAPVLHETNSRCLRVSGRGMDIRHRPTHPGRRRRLHDSRN, translated from the exons ATGTCCGCAACTCCGCCTTCTAGTAACTATGGCTCTGGCATGGCAGCCATTGATGCGCTACGACGCATGCAACCTCCGGCAAAG GGTGCGACACCCGTAACAGAAGAGTCGACGGCAGCCTACTACCCGAGTCATCACGTATCTGCAACCATGATAGTGTGTCTGGCCTCGTGCATCATGGGCGCTGCAGTTGGGTACGCGTCTCTGGCGATTCCAGAACTCTCCGGGGAGACGGCCATTGAGATTATACCTTATTCATCGGAAGCCCGTTGGTTCGTAGCTATGCTTCCACTCGCTGCTGTCCCCGGCGCACTCGCTTCAT GCCTGATGATGAACCATTTGGGCCCCCGCCGTACTATGATGGTGTCGGGATGGGGATTTGTGTGCAGCTGGTTCATGATGATGCTCTGCACCGACACAATGACTTTGTTCATGGGACGCATCATCGGAGGCTTCTATTCGGGCGTCGTCTCCGTCTGCGTTCCGCTCTACGTCACAGAAATCAGCCCTGCGTGCAGAAGGGCCATGTTGGCAGGAATCATACAG GTGGCTGTAGGGCTGGGCATACTGCTCCCATATGTTCTCTTTCCTTTCCTCCGTTGGCGTTTGGTAGCAGCCGCCTGCACCGTCCCTCCTGTCATCTTCGTCGTAATCGTCCATCGCTTAAGAGACACTCCGCAGTGGCTTCTGAGCAAGGGAATAAGGGTGGACGCCGACCGCGCCGTTATCCACTTTTATGGCACAGACTTTCTGGCAGAGTTCGAGTTTCGGAAGTTTGAAATGGAAAACGTCATCCCCTATGAATCAAAATACAAGACTCATAC GCGAGTGGGTTTGTGCCTGTCCCTTCAGTTGTTGCAACATTCCTCTTTTGCCAACGTGATTTTCTTCAACGCAACTCAAATTCTTAAGACTGCAACGCCCGACGTGCCGACCGATATTTGCGCTGCCTTGATGGTTGCTTCTCACCCGGGCATCACCCTCATCTTCAGCGTACTCACTGCTGACATCGGTCGACGACC GCTACTTGTCCTGTCGACTGTACTGGTTACGGCTGGTCTGGTAGCGTTTCGGTCCATGGAGACGTTGAGATGCGCCTTCAACGAGCAGCAAGTGCAAGCAGAAGGCAGCTGGCCTGCTGCCTTCGCAATCTTTTTTGTGGTCATCGGACATTCCCTAGGACTAGGTACATTACTTCTGCCGACAACACT GCCACATCCCATGGTTGTTGACATGCGAGATAATGCCTCTGCATATTCGCGGTGTGGGTACCTCATTCGTTGTGGCCGCCTACTGGTCTTTCTGTTTTGTGCTCCTGTACTTCACGAGACCAATTCTCGATGCCTTCGCGTATCAGGTCGTGGCATGGATATACGGCATCGCCCTACTCATCCTGGCAGGCGTCGTCGCCTACATGACTCCAGAAACTGA
- the LOC135395303 gene encoding facilitated trehalose transporter Tret1-like isoform X1: protein MSATPPSSNYGSGMAAIDALRRMQPPAKGATPVTEESTAAYYPSHHVSATMIVCLASCIMGAAVGYASLAIPELSGETAIEIIPYSSEARWFVAMLPLAAVPGALASCLMMNHLGPRRTMMVSGWGFVCSWFMMMLCTDTMTLFMGRIIGGFYSGVVSVCVPLYVTEISPACRRAMLAGIIQVAVGLGILLPYVLFPFLRWRLVAAACTVPPVIFVVIVHRLRDTPQWLLSKGIRVDADRAVIHFYGTDFLAEFEFRKFEMENVIPYESKYKTHTRVGLCLSLQLLQHSSFANVIFFNATQILKTATPDVPTDICAALMVASHPGITLIFSVLTADIGRRPLLVLSTVLVTAGLVAFRSMETLRCAFNEQQVQAEGSWPAAFAIFFVVIGHSLGLGHIPWLLTCEIMPLHIRGVGTSFVVAAYWSFCFVLLYFTRPILDAFAYQVVAWIYGIALLILAGVVAYMTPETEGKSLATITAN, encoded by the exons ATGTCCGCAACTCCGCCTTCTAGTAACTATGGCTCTGGCATGGCAGCCATTGATGCGCTACGACGCATGCAACCTCCGGCAAAG GGTGCGACACCCGTAACAGAAGAGTCGACGGCAGCCTACTACCCGAGTCATCACGTATCTGCAACCATGATAGTGTGTCTGGCCTCGTGCATCATGGGCGCTGCAGTTGGGTACGCGTCTCTGGCGATTCCAGAACTCTCCGGGGAGACGGCCATTGAGATTATACCTTATTCATCGGAAGCCCGTTGGTTCGTAGCTATGCTTCCACTCGCTGCTGTCCCCGGCGCACTCGCTTCAT GCCTGATGATGAACCATTTGGGCCCCCGCCGTACTATGATGGTGTCGGGATGGGGATTTGTGTGCAGCTGGTTCATGATGATGCTCTGCACCGACACAATGACTTTGTTCATGGGACGCATCATCGGAGGCTTCTATTCGGGCGTCGTCTCCGTCTGCGTTCCGCTCTACGTCACAGAAATCAGCCCTGCGTGCAGAAGGGCCATGTTGGCAGGAATCATACAG GTGGCTGTAGGGCTGGGCATACTGCTCCCATATGTTCTCTTTCCTTTCCTCCGTTGGCGTTTGGTAGCAGCCGCCTGCACCGTCCCTCCTGTCATCTTCGTCGTAATCGTCCATCGCTTAAGAGACACTCCGCAGTGGCTTCTGAGCAAGGGAATAAGGGTGGACGCCGACCGCGCCGTTATCCACTTTTATGGCACAGACTTTCTGGCAGAGTTCGAGTTTCGGAAGTTTGAAATGGAAAACGTCATCCCCTATGAATCAAAATACAAGACTCATAC GCGAGTGGGTTTGTGCCTGTCCCTTCAGTTGTTGCAACATTCCTCTTTTGCCAACGTGATTTTCTTCAACGCAACTCAAATTCTTAAGACTGCAACGCCCGACGTGCCGACCGATATTTGCGCTGCCTTGATGGTTGCTTCTCACCCGGGCATCACCCTCATCTTCAGCGTACTCACTGCTGACATCGGTCGACGACC GCTACTTGTCCTGTCGACTGTACTGGTTACGGCTGGTCTGGTAGCGTTTCGGTCCATGGAGACGTTGAGATGCGCCTTCAACGAGCAGCAAGTGCAAGCAGAAGGCAGCTGGCCTGCTGCCTTCGCAATCTTTTTTGTGGTCATCGGACATTCCCTAGGACTAG GCCACATCCCATGGTTGTTGACATGCGAGATAATGCCTCTGCATATTCGCGGTGTGGGTACCTCATTCGTTGTGGCCGCCTACTGGTCTTTCTGTTTTGTGCTCCTGTACTTCACGAGACCAATTCTCGATGCCTTCGCGTATCAGGTCGTGGCATGGATATACGGCATCGCCCTACTCATCCTGGCAGGCGTCGTCGCCTACATGACTCCAGAAACTGAAGGCAAGAGCCTGGCCACTATCACCGCAAACTGA